The region TTAATTTGATTTGTAACTTGTTGGTTTTGCACATATTGATCTAAGAGTATGGATTGTTTGTGGTTTGATTTTTATCGACATAGTTTCGATTTGATTTTAATCTAAGCTTAACAAATCATATTGTGTATTTTTGTTCCCATGTGTTCGTTTAACGAACATACTTGGACAGATCTGGTGGGGTGCTCAATGGAGACGATGGTGAACATGTCTGGTGGGGCGGATGGAGATGATTATATAGTTTTTCTGTTTTGGCTTTTGCTCTCCTTTTAAACAAACATACTTGATCAAAATTAGTCTTCCATGTGGCTTTGTATCTTTAAAGGGAGGAAGATGAAGGAGGGTGGGGTGCTCATCCGACATGCATATGGCCAAAAaagaattaaacaaaaaattaagttataaaataaaaaagtaatgatattgaaaataaataataaacatattaaaaataaattaattagaaagaaTAAAGTCCTTTTATGTCAAATCCAAAATATGAATCCAGAGCGGAATGATACTAAAGATattaaaaaccacaaaaaaattACAATTTAAGTCATATAGTTAAAATAAGAGAAAATGACTTACGAGCCCAACGAAGTTTTCAAACCATTCGAAAAAccccaatcatgttttgtctgtttaaaaaaacccaacgaacttaatATTTTGTCTAAAAAGTCTAACTAAGTTACACTTTCCTGAAAGTCAAATAAGAGAAACAGATGACGTGACTTACTACCATATCGGGAAAATGACTTGTTAgaccaacgaagtttccaaaacgttcaaaaaacctcaatcatgttttgactgttcaaaaaaaaatccaatgaacataaacaaaacaaaattgagattttttgaacggtttggaaaTTTGTTGaactttttagacaaaatgttaagtttgttaggtttttTTGAACAGACACAACATGATTAAGGTTTTTTGAATTGTTTGAAAACTTGGTTGCGCTTTTAGTCATTTTCCCTTAAAATAAAAGAAGTTGAGCCACCAATCCAACAATTATACAGCCACAGGGAAGATTTTTTGTGTAATATACTCGTATTTCTTACAAACCCGTCGTAGAGGAATTTACTAAATTGTgccttggtatatatatatatatatatatatatatatatatatatatatatatatatatatatatatatatatatatatatatatatatatatatatatatatatatatatatatatatatatatggtatttgaACTGTTGACGTGAGACAACACTATTCACAACACTAAAATTCTCGAATTACTTTCGTATCTCTCTCTCTACATATGCTCATATATCACTTTAGAAAATAATGGAAACTCAAACTCTTCTAAGGCTAACATCACACTCGTTATCTCCGTTCCGCAAGCATACTTCTCACATAAAATCACCACCACGCACTACTACAAAACGCCACTACGTCATATTAGCTTCTAACATATCTGCAACATCCCCGAAACGAGAAAAAGATGCAAAAAAAAGAGTGGTTGTTACGGGTATGGGTCTTGTCTCTGTGTATGGAAATGATGTTGATACTTACTACCAAAAACTCTTAGCTGGGGAAAACGGGATCAAGTTAATAGATAAATTCAATGCTTCAAAGCTCCCTACCAAATTCGGGGGTCAGATTAGTCATTTCATGTCAAAAGGGTATATAGATGACAAAAATGACTTGAGACTTGATGATTATCTACGGTATTGCATTGTAGCAGGGAAAAGAGCTCTTGAAGACGCTGCTTTTGGAGTCCATGAACTCTCTAAGGTTTGTAATTCTTTAAAGAACTTCATATATATTGTATTCAATGCATTACATTACCTTTTCATGGTGTGCAGATTAATAAGGAGCGTGCGGGTGTACTTGTTGGAACAGGAATGGGAGGCATGTCGGGTTTTTCTGATGCATCAGATTCGCTGATGGAGGGAGGTTATGAGAAAATATCACCTTTTTTCACACCTTACGATGTACACAACATGACGTCAGCTGTACTTGCTCATCATCTTGGCTTTATGGGACCAACGTACTCCATTTCAGCTGCTTGTGCGACATCGAACTTTTGCTTCTGTGCTGCGGCGAATCATATTCGTGAAGGTGAGGCTGATTTGATGATTGCTGGTGGAAGTGAAGCTGCTCTTAGTATTCCTTTTGGAGTGGCAAGTCTTGCTGCTACTAACGCATTGTCTAAAAGAAACCATGATCCACATACAGCTAGTAGGCCATGGGACAAAGATAGAGATGGATTTGTCATAGGTGAAGGTGCTGGTGTTTTGGTAATTTTACTTGCACATAACCACTTTTTTGGAGAGTAAAAAACAAGAAAACGCCACATAAACTGACATAATTTTATGTGAATATTGatttgccatgttttcaggtAATGGAGAGTTTAGAACATGCAATGAAAAGGGGGGCACAAATACATGCGGAATTCTTGGGAGGTGCAGTAAATTGTGATGCTTATCATATAACTAATCCACGACCCGACGGATTGGGTGTTTCCTCTTGCATTCAGATGAGCCTTAAGAACGCTGGTGTGTCTGTAGAGGAGGTACTTAATATTTTTCTGGATTGGATTTACTTAAACATGTTAAATTTAATCAAAGTCTGTTTTGGATTAAGGTCTTAAAGTTTACAAAAACTAGTAATCAGATTAAATGTTCTTTTGTTTACCCGACTGCTCCTCCTCAAATTCTAACCAAAGTGAAAGTGTAGTGATTTATTTTTGGTGGCAAAGTAATAATTCAAAATAACTGTTATCAATATTAAATTACAACAAAATTTCATCAATATGATTAATTTTAGTTGTTTGTTTAAAAAGCTTCTTTTATGTAGTTATATATTAGATAATCATACGttttaaatatgatttaaaatttaaattgttaAGTGTGTTTTTGTGAAGCATACATTTAATTATGATTCTTTAATAGTATAAAGTTATGTGATATATATAACTCATATTTTATCTTTTTATATTTCAGTATTTCACTTCATTTAAAGCTTTAAAGCGATAAATCATTCCACTTCCTATCTTTCTTTTAATGTATGATATAGTTATAggccatgttttgaaaaccggaccggaccggccggttcgaccggttcaaccgggaacCGGTCCCGGATccggttcttaaaggccaaaaaacCGGTAATCGTTTGAACCGGTGAAAACCGGTAAAAACCGGTCGAACCGGTAAAAACCGGTCCGGTTGAACCGGTAAAACCGGTCAAAaccggaaattttaaaaaatatttattttttttttattttttgtattttttatataattaaatataattatgacaTCATCCGGTTTTTCCGGTTTTTGAGACCGGTCCGACCGGTTGGACCACCTGAACCATCGAACCAGTAAGACGACCGGTTCGGTCttcggtccggttttcaaaaccttgGTTATAGGCATCTTTAAACATTCacctattttatgtttttttaaaattattttaattgtcaattttgaaacatttaacatataaaaatttaaaatttcatcaacTTAAACTAAAAATCTCAGAAATtacataataaaataaaataaaaatattgcaTAACTCCTAATTCAAAAAAACATAAACCTAAATAATAAAACAATCCTTGTCATCGTTGTAGAGCTATAACTAAGCGAATGAATGTGCGTTGTGCAGAAACACCTaaatagttgaagtctttacaaatatatgttttttttaaatatagcaataacgttgttgttaaatttgatataataattcgtatactaaattagtatcatatattgattattttgatttatatgataatatatacatctattagaactgcataatctcaatcgtttgaatgacttctatcagcgagttatatattaataaaattaaatataatatatggtttaatgttatctatagttgttgttattgttatttaattttttaaaatttatttgcttaatgttttaatttctattattataattatttaaaacattaaacattgtgttttaattttaaaggtaaaaatataatcaaaagttataactttaaactgataattgtttacatacaacaacatattaaatctaataaattaagtataatatgttaaaagttaaagacataactttataagtagagtatagatattattttaaaattgaaatttagtatatttatgattacactttaggtttgatatttatttaaccttattaaccaacttataatcattattagaaagacacaacaattaatcacttttaactatttataaaatattatttgggttgtttaagttaaactaaaatttatatttaagttgcccctgtaatgttatattcaaattaataatttaaatattttatacaaattgctttaaaatgtatctttaaaatgataatagtttacatcatataatatattaaaactaataaattaagtataatatgttaaaatttaaaaaacataactttataagtagaagtaaaaatgttattttaacaTTCAgatttagtttatatgattacacTGTAGTTTTGATATttgtttaaccttattaaccaacttataattattattagaatgaaattgaaaagtaatgagagtttcaaataaatgtggtgaaaggaaaaatggatgagagtttcaaatgaatgtggtgaaaggaaaaataattccattataatatattatgatatgatacgATATATGTTCCACCAAATTTTAAGCCAAGGTTGGTTGCTTATTTGGAACAATCACCAAATCATGTTCTTATTATTTATAACATTCTCAACAAAGTAATGTCATACGAAACTATTGTGTGCAATTTCACAATCTCAATTTGAAGCAACTATTTTAGTTCTTAGACGTGAACCTTCAGCTTCATCATCCAAAATGACGGCGGCTGCTTCTACAATAGTTAGGAAAAAATAGTGTTGCACTCTCTCTATTCCGATGAAGATAATTCTATTTTCAATACACAAGCATATATAACCAAAGTAAAATTATGTTTGGAATAATTTTTTTTGGACATTTTAGGTATTTATAGTAAGTGATGGATCCAAGGTACTTCTTATGGGAGAAAAGCCTATGATGCCAATTTAATCAGTTGAATCGGTATTGATCAAGTtacataaaacctgtttttggttGCCCAAAAATTGGTTAGTAAAATCAAGGAGATATCAATACCTAGTGTGATCAAATTTTTTTAAAGAGGTAGTCGGTCCAAAAGAAAAtgccaagattttttttttcggtATTTTATGACCATACTAAATCCACATTGTTTCCATATCAACATCTGATAACATAAATTATTCCATATCCATTCGATTCTTTTTTTAACACTTAATCTTCCATCATCAGAAATATCCTACTTCCAATAATCCATCCCTAAATTCAAATTGAAATGTTCTAAAAAAAGTTTTTGAACTATTGAAGTTGATAGGTTTACACATCATCAATTcttaaatttctcaaatcccAAACCCATCCATCTTCCAAAAAACCAGTTAGTAAAATCAAGGGGATATCAATACCTAGTCCGACTAAATTTGTTTGAAGAGGTAGTCAGTCCAAAAGGATAtgccaagttttttttttcagtatTCTATTAAGATACTAAATCCACATTCCATATTAGCATTCGATAACATAAATTGTTCCATattaatttgatcattttttaACATTAAGTCTTCCATTATCCGAAATATCCAACTTCCAATAATCCACCTCTAATTTAAaagtgaaatattctaaaaaaaataatCTTAAGTCTTGAAGTTGATAGGTTTCCACACCATCTATTTTTAAGTATCTCCAATCCTAAACACGTCCATCTTCCCGAAAATCCGTTAGTAAAATCAAGGGGATATCAATACTTAGTGTGAACAAATTTGTTTGAAGAGGTAGTCTGTCATAAAGAACATgccaagttttttttttccaatatcCTATTAACATACTAAATCCACATTGTTTCCATATTAGCATCCGATAGCATAAATTGTTCCATATTTATTCAAATATTTTTTAACATTAAGTCATCCATCATCAGAAATATCCAACTTCTGATGATCTACCTTTAAATTTAAAGTGAAATCTTCTGAAAAACGGATCATAAGTCTTGAAGTTGATAAGTTTCCACACCATCCATTCTTAAATTTCGCCAATCCCAAACTAATCCATCTTCTGAAAATAGTTACTAAAATCAAGGGGATATCAATACCTAGTGTGACCAAATTTGTTTGATGAGGTAGTCACTCCAAAAGAAAATGCCATGATTTTTTTTCGAACTCTATTAACATACCAAATCCACATTGTTTCCATATTAGCATCCGATAATATAAATTGTTCCATATCCTTTCAGTTATTTTTTAACAGTAAATATTCAATCATCAGAAATATCCGACTTCCAATAATCCACCTCTTAATTCAAAGTGAACTCTTCTAAAAAAAGACTCTTAAGTCTTGAAGTTGAGAATTTTCCACACCATCCATTCTTAAATTTCTCCAATCGCAAACACATCAATCTCCCTGCCATGTCACCGCCTCTTATATTACAATATTTGTCTCCTTCTTTGCTGAACAATGAAATGTCccattttcaaaccaaaatttaaattttcaaagTAGAATATATTGATAACATTTGTCCAAACAAATTCATTTGTCTAACATTGTAAAATACAATTTCCAAAGGTAATataaaaatatacttttattCAATCATTTCTAAAACAAAGTTTCCAAAACTGAGTAGTAACATAGAATCAACGAATGTCTAATTAATAAATCAACAACATACAGCCATGTTGGGCTCCTCTTTCTAATAGTAGAATTACCTGAAAAACATTCAAAgtacaactataagcataaagctaagtgagttccccaaaataccgtatATCACAATAAATATACAATGCATACAAAAAATGGCTCACGGCTTTTCTTCATTCCACCGATAACAAGTGTATCTTAACTCATGACCTATCGATGTTTAGTTGTAAACACAAGTCTATAGGCTCATGACATGTCTCCATCCCACCATTAACTCGTCATACATACATATGTACAAATCGTATACACAAACAAACAATTATACAGAAGACTATTCTAGTATAGACATACAAATAATAACCATAAAAATAAAGCTAGTCCGCCCCTTTGGCCTTCAACATGAAGCTGGTCTGCCCCTTTGGCCTCAGCTTACACTGGTCCACCCCTTGTCCTTAATTGTAAAAGTGTGCCGTTGTGATTATCTTGGCCTTCTACTCATAGTTGGACTATGTTCTATTCATAACATGAAATAACAGATCTACAGATGAACAATCTAACAATAAAAAGCAATCGAGTAAGTTGTTCTACTTGCTTAACAGCATACTACGACGTATCTACATCATAGCATACAGATGATACATATAGTAACATATAGTAacatatagtatagtgagaaattGGAAGATGAAAATTATGATGTGAAAAAATATAGATTATTTGACAGaccattttttaataaaaaaaaattggaagtTTAATATTATGATGTGAaaaattttcaaagtataatttttaaaaagaTAAGAATAAAAAGAATTACGCCATTAAAATAAAATTCATATTTGAATAGAACTCTTCAAAACACAATTATTGTTTAAACACACTTTAAAAACATCAAACTGAAATAACACTTTTCATTTACCTCTAAATGTATAAATTTCACCTAAATTTTTTATCGTTGATTCtatcttatttttttcttttgcGAACACACTTTCAACAAATaacatatcaaatttaacaacacgTTCTGTTTGCTCTGAACGTACACTCTTTAGACAATTTTTCATCCTctcttaagaccaaaaatttttgGATTGACTCTTGTACACTAGAAACTTCTTAtcgaattttcaaaaataaaaggaaaaaatacGTGCAAAGAAGAAAACAAACATATTTGAAACTTCTCTATCCTCATGCATACCGGATAATAAAAATGAGAAGAGACGAAAAAAAAAGAATAACAGAAGAAAATCAAATGTTTATAATATTGGCAACGTATTTCAATTAAATAATCATTTAAGTAGTATGATATGAAGAGTTTGAGATATTCAAATTAATATGGTTCAAGAGTTTGAAACATTCGGTATTGGCAACATGTTATAACATCCAAGAGGTGCAACCTCACATGCTACATCACCTATTATGTTATAACACCATTATGAGAAATGATCACCGTGTTATAACACCCATTAATTTCCATGTcattattttctttttgtttttttacaatttttaggaattattaaaacaaatataattttaaacatattatttaaattaaacataatatttaaattaaacataagatctaaatttaatatatatatatatatatatatatatatatatatatatatatatatatatatatatatatatatatattaaaagaaaaaaaatacatattttttccCTAAATAtgtatttgattttttgtttttcagATTTCATCTTCATATACTGTTTTTTAAGTATGTCTTTGATGAACCCTCTTTTTCTCTCCCACCTAAGACTCAAAATATGTTTGAAATAATACCGATCATccattaaatagaaaaaaaaatatctcCTTTATTATTTTATAAGTGTGATCCACGCCTTAACAAAAAATTGACATAAAGTGTAGGAAACTCTACGATAAATTCTTAATATTTTCGACTAGTTTATGgtttaatcataaattatttatttttattttttttctaaaaaatgatAGATTACCGTCTAAAACTTCAGAATACCCCTCTTTTGTTGGTTTCAAAGATTTTATCTACATTCTGTCATTTTTCGTTAACTTATTCGtaatattgagacttttctgaCTATTGCGTTATTTTCTATTAATAACCAAAATATTTCTAAAGATTACCCTTGATTTAATTTATACTACTATTAATGAATCATCTATAAATgcaaaacatttttttattataaatacataaatacatatgTTGATAATTTCTAGGAATCGAACTGTGGAATAAGTATTCCTATATTGATTGTTGACCACTTTAAACTCTTTATGCTCCTCTTATATATCGACTAAACGAATATTCGTGCGTGGCGCAGATGCATCTATATAGTTAAAGccttcacaaatatatgttttttttaaatataacaataaggttgttgttaaatttgatacactatatattttgaattatatgataatatatacatcaattttaactgcataatctcaatcgtttaaatgacttctacccatgaattacacatgaataaaattgaaTATAATATATGTCTTAATGCTATTTAaatttgttattgttaattaattttttaaaatttatttggttaatgttttaatttctatcatcataattatttaaaacatcaaacattgtttttttattttaagggtaacaatataatcatttatatacaattatttttaactattgttattgtaacttattttaagctacttaattgaaaacttttaacggttataaaaatatatttacgaaatattttagttaaattgagattacaatttagtttttgcatttatcactacaatttatcacttttaactacttAGAAAATATTCTTTGATTGTTTAAGAGGaactaaatttatatttaagttgacactataatgttatatttatattaacaatttaaatattttgtccaaactgttcaaaagttgtaggtttaaactgataatggtttacataaaacaacattttaaatctaataaattaagtataatatgttgaaagttaaagatataactttataagtagaagtaacatattattttaaaattgaaatttagtttagttatgattacactttatgtttgatacatttatttaaccttattaatcaactcagaaccattattagaaagacagtacaattcatcaattttaactgtttacaaaatattttttgggttatttaagttaagctaaaaattatatttaagttgaccatgtaatattatatttaaattaataatttaagtattttatacaaattgttccaaacttatatctttaaaatgataatggtttacatccaacaatatattaaaactaataaattaagtataatatgttaaaagttaaaaaacataactttataagtagaagtaaagatgttattttaatattgaaatttagtttgtatatgattatactttaggtttgatagttatttaactttattaaccaacatataattattattattatagagaaattaaaaagtcatgggaggttcaaatgaatgtggtgaaaggaaaaatgcatgggagtttcaaatgcatgaggttcaaggaaaaatgttagctttataagatatatagatataaatatagatatagatagatagatagatagatagatagatagatagatagatagatagatagatagatacacTCCTCTTATATATCCTTGTCAGTGAATGGTGAGATGCATTATGTGGGTGTTCTTCTAATGTTAACATTCATCTTATATTCTTTACATTTGAGTTTAGTATTTCTCATATAACTAATCAATCACTCTTTAAATTAATATTGTTGGTAGGTTAACTACATAAATGCACACGCAACTTCGACAGTGGTTGGAGATTTGGCTGAGGTAAATGCTCTAAAGAAGGTATTTAAGACCACCACAGGGGTTAAAATGAATTCCACCAAGGTATATCCTTGTGATTAGCCATATCTCCATAATGTCATCTCTATATCAAGATTTAGTTTGTTGTATATGTTTCAGTCTATAATCGGACGTTGTCTTGGAGCAGCGGGAGGTATGGAAGCCATTGCTACAATTAAAGCAATACAAACAGGCTGGTTGCATCCTACAATTAACCAGTTTGTATGTAATACCTATATGTCTCATATTTTCCCCTTCATTGTTTCTTAGTTTTGACATATTTTTGGTGTAATGATAGAATCTTGATCCTACAGTAGAGTTCGACACTGTCGCAGATATAAAACAACCACACGAGATTGATGTTGGTGAGTTTGCCCCTGTTTCTCTTTGATTTGATTCCTGATTTGTTATGTTCtcttatttaaaaatatttttttgcagCCATTTCAAATTCATTTGGTTTTGGTGGAAACAACTCTGTTGTAGCATTCTCTTCTTTTAGACCTTGACATGATTATTAAGTATGACCTTCATCAATAAAAAAATATGTCATTGTGTTTGAGGCATTTAAAACTTGCCAAACTGTGCAACCTAGTTTTAGAAAATGTATCGTATGTGTTATAGTCTTCGTTGAATGAGTTTTTTTACACACCTAGTATTAAACACACATATTTCCCATGCATTCAATTTCAAATTTCCAAGAAAAGAagaattttattaaaaagaaGAATTTCATTGATTTGATAAATTGACCAATTATACACAGaccaaaaaaaaacataaaattaagGA is a window of Lactuca sativa cultivar Salinas chromosome 1, Lsat_Salinas_v11, whole genome shotgun sequence DNA encoding:
- the LOC111921825 gene encoding 3-oxoacyl-[acyl-carrier-protein] synthase I, chloroplastic — encoded protein: METQTLLRLTSHSLSPFRKHTSHIKSPPRTTTKRHYVILASNISATSPKREKDAKKRVVVTGMGLVSVYGNDVDTYYQKLLAGENGIKLIDKFNASKLPTKFGGQISHFMSKGYIDDKNDLRLDDYLRYCIVAGKRALEDAAFGVHELSKINKERAGVLVGTGMGGMSGFSDASDSLMEGGYEKISPFFTPYDVHNMTSAVLAHHLGFMGPTYSISAACATSNFCFCAAANHIREGEADLMIAGGSEAALSIPFGVASLAATNALSKRNHDPHTASRPWDKDRDGFVIGEGAGVLVMESLEHAMKRGAQIHAEFLGGAVNCDAYHITNPRPDGLGVSSCIQMSLKNAGVSVEEVNYINAHATSTVVGDLAEVNALKKVFKTTTGVKMNSTKSIIGRCLGAAGGMEAIATIKAIQTGWLHPTINQFNLDPTVEFDTVADIKQPHEIDVAISNSFGFGGNNSVVAFSSFRP